One genomic region from Myripristis murdjan chromosome 7, fMyrMur1.1, whole genome shotgun sequence encodes:
- the cptp gene encoding ceramide-1-phosphate transfer protein — MADSVAAEEQKFCLREVLDTFKSCLSENKEVYIEHYIAGWRGLVRFLNSLGSVFSFISKDAVNKIQILVNYINGENGSHYATIQSMVKYELENGLVDLNKRGSHPESGCRTLLRLHRALRWLELFLERLRTSTEDSKTSVMCAEAYNESLAQHHPWVVRKAAGMAFCVLPGRPTFFEVMNVGTPEQVVAMLGDALPLISEVYQITEELYSQHNLLQLP; from the exons ATGGCCGACTCTGTGGCAGCCGAGGAACAGAAATTCTGTCTTCGAGAGGTCCTCGACACTTTCAAGTCATGTCTGTCGGAAAATAAAGAAGTCTACATTGAACACTACATTGCTGGGTGGCGTGGTCTTGTTAG GTTTTTGAACAGCTTGGGAAGTGTCTTCAGCTTCATCTCTAAGGATGCTGTCAACAAAATCCAGATCCTGGTCAACTACATCAATGGTGAGAACGGGTCTCACTATGCAACCATCCAGTCTATGGTCAAGTATGAGCTGGAGAATGGACTGGTGGACCTAAACAAGAGAGGAAGCCATCCAGAGTCAGGCTGCCGTACCCTGCTGAGGCTCCACCGGGCACTGAGGTGGCTGGAGCTCTTCCTGGAGCGCCTCCGCACCAGCACTGAGGACAGCAAGACGTCTGTCATGTGTGCAGAGGCCTACAACGAGTCTCTGGCCCAGCACCACCCCTGGGTGGTGCGAAAGGCTGCAGGCATGGCCTTCTGCGTCCTCCCTGGGCGCCCTACTTTCTTTGAGGTGATGAATGTCGGCACTCCAGAGCAGGTGGTGGCCATGCTCGGGGACGCCCTGCCTCTAATCTCTGAGGTGTACCAGATTACTGAAGAACTTTATTCTCAGCATAATCTGCTTCAGTTACCTTAG
- the ubxn10 gene encoding UBX domain-containing protein 10, with translation MHLTRPKSSKGRTRPTVNHTQCGGDTASTQNRPMTPKCPEHNSSDSYLCSQPQPMIRQSSQVSQEEAAHMLQFASAPPALSLNKYKVLPSIERRRSEVHPGSGIEKKMSELNLCDHDFLEQQQRHRDSYLSTVGTKSSPEIGSRADVHRKVLTQPSDPGSVVSSETHKESSLLLAIRAPCSRRFQQHFQPTDTLLTLKASAEARYGTRYEEACIETMDVPRRTFTDLNMTLAQCGILNRSVLCIYQEDSLK, from the coding sequence ATGCATCTGACGAGGCCGAAGTCCTCCAAAGGACGAACTAGACCCACTGTAAACCACACTCAGTGTGGAGGTGATACAGCTAGCACCCAAAACCGACCTATGACTCCAAAATGTCCTGAGCACAACAGCTCAGACAGCTACCTGTGCTCCCAGCCCCAGCCCATGATAAGGCAGAGCAGCCAGGTGAGCCAGGAGGAAGCGGCCCACATGCTGCAGTTTGCCTCGGCTCCCCCAGCACTTTCTCTAAACAAGTACAAGGTCCTGCCATCCATCGAGAGGAGGCGATCAGAAGTGCACCCTGGGAGTGGCATAGAGAAGAAGATGTCAGAGCTCAATCTGTGTGATCACGATTTCCTTGAGCAACAACAGAGGCATAGAGATTCGTATCTCTCCACAGTCGGAACCAAGAGCAGCCCTGAGATAGGCAGCAGGGCTGATGTGCACCGCAAGGTCCTGACCCAGCCGTCTGATCCAGGCTCTGTGGTGAGCAGCGAGACCCACAAAGAAAGCTCTTTGCTCCTGGCTATCCGAGCCCCCTGCAGCAGGAGGTTTCAGCAGCACTTTCAGCCCACAGACACTCTGCTCACTCTGAAAGCCAGTGCAGAGGCCAGATATGGGACAAGGTATGAAGAGGCTTGCATTGAGACCATGGATGTGCCACGCAGGACCTTCACAGACCTGAATATGACTTTAGCTCAGTGTGGCATCTTGAACAGATCAGTGCTGTGTATATACCAAGAAGACAGCTTGAAGTAG